A single genomic interval of Gammaproteobacteria bacterium harbors:
- a CDS encoding ferrochelatase — protein MADPDWQPPSAVILVNLGTPRAATPRAVARFLAEFLSDRRVVELPRLLWQPILRGIVIPLRARRVAHAYQSIWEQDSPLRAISERQREGLQRLLSAEFGSRAPWVRLAMSYQGPRIDEVVRECLRRGVERICVLPLYPQYSATTTAAVFDQLCHFMIGERLLPHLHLVRDYHDSPAYIGALAASVRDHWQMHGRAQRLLMSFHGIPEANVRKGDPYARQCERTAALLAAALGLAPDAWSLAYQSRFGRARWLQPYTSETLAALARDGTHSVDVICPAFAADCLETLEEMAVENRAVFIGNGGTQYRFIACLNDRDDHLRMLRQLIDHSGCIVDAP, from the coding sequence ATGGCCGATCCCGACTGGCAGCCGCCGAGCGCGGTCATCCTGGTCAATCTCGGCACGCCACGCGCAGCCACGCCACGGGCGGTAGCGCGCTTTCTCGCCGAATTTCTCTCCGACCGGCGCGTCGTGGAATTACCGCGGCTGTTGTGGCAGCCGATTCTTCGCGGTATCGTCATTCCGCTGCGCGCACGTCGCGTCGCCCACGCCTACCAATCGATCTGGGAGCAGGATTCGCCGTTGCGGGCGATCAGCGAACGCCAGCGCGAGGGTCTGCAACGCCTGCTGAGTGCCGAGTTCGGGTCGCGCGCTCCGTGGGTACGTCTCGCGATGAGCTACCAGGGTCCGCGCATCGATGAGGTGGTGCGCGAGTGCCTGCGGCGTGGCGTCGAGCGCATCTGCGTGCTGCCCCTCTACCCGCAGTATTCAGCCACGACTACCGCGGCGGTGTTCGATCAGCTGTGTCATTTCATGATCGGGGAGCGCCTGCTGCCCCATCTGCATCTGGTGCGTGACTATCACGACAGTCCCGCGTATATCGGCGCGCTGGCCGCCAGTGTGCGTGATCACTGGCAGATGCACGGTCGCGCACAACGCCTGCTGATGTCGTTTCACGGTATTCCCGAGGCAAATGTTCGCAAGGGCGATCCCTATGCACGGCAGTGCGAGCGCACTGCCGCGTTGCTGGCAGCTGCGCTCGGGCTGGCGCCGGATGCCTGGTCGCTCGCCTACCAGTCACGCTTCGGACGCGCGCGCTGGTTGCAGCCGTATACGAGCGAAACGCTGGCGGCACTCGCGCGCGACGGCACGCACTCGGTCGATGTGATCTGTCCGGCGTTCGCGGCCGATTGTCTCGAGACGCTGGAGGAAATGGCGGTGGAGAACCGCGCGGTTTTCATCGGCAACGGCGGAACACAGTACCGCTTCATCGCCTGCCTCAACGATCGCGACGATCATCTGCGCATGCTGCGACAACTGATCGATCACAGCGGATGTATCGTCGACGCACCATGA
- the tsaB gene encoding tRNA (adenosine(37)-N6)-threonylcarbamoyltransferase complex dimerization subunit type 1 TsaB yields MPRILAMETSGTLCSVAIGDGSFVEESNLVRPREHHALILPMVAQLLARCGWSLRELDAIAFGRGPGSFTGLRIAASTVQGLAFGSELPVIPVSSLDALATGAHEALAQTPAMETIVAAVDAHMGELYAAVYDRGPRGVCARVKEGVWRVAAFDVLGGCDPRTTALAGDAWSIYPQLLAADAPVVVDAAAHARHVLRLAADIDPRDWLDPAQAEPVYLRGVSVWKKSAEQPRR; encoded by the coding sequence ATGCCGCGCATTCTTGCCATGGAAACCTCGGGTACGCTGTGTTCGGTCGCGATCGGCGATGGCAGCTTCGTCGAGGAGTCGAACCTCGTGCGCCCGCGCGAACACCATGCGTTGATCCTGCCGATGGTGGCGCAACTGCTGGCGCGCTGCGGCTGGTCGCTGCGCGAACTCGATGCCATCGCGTTCGGGCGCGGACCGGGTTCGTTTACCGGGCTGCGCATTGCCGCGAGCACCGTGCAGGGACTCGCATTCGGCAGCGAGCTCCCGGTCATCCCGGTTTCCTCTCTCGATGCGCTGGCCACCGGTGCGCATGAAGCACTTGCGCAAACTCCGGCGATGGAAACGATCGTGGCGGCGGTCGATGCGCACATGGGCGAACTGTACGCGGCGGTTTACGATCGCGGTCCGCGCGGCGTTTGTGCGCGAGTGAAGGAAGGCGTGTGGCGCGTCGCGGCATTCGATGTGCTGGGCGGCTGCGATCCGCGCACGACGGCGCTGGCCGGAGATGCATGGAGTATCTATCCGCAACTGCTGGCGGCGGATGCGCCTGTGGTGGTCGATGCGGCGGCCCATGCACGCCACGTGCTGCGCCTGGCGGCGGATATCGACCCACGAGACTGGCTCGATCCGGCGCAGGCGGAGCCGGTTTACCTGCGCGGCGTGTCGGTATGGAAGAAGAGCGCCGAGCAGCCGCGACGCTGA
- a CDS encoding NAD(P)-dependent oxidoreductase — protein MTRVAFIGLGVMGYPMAGHLARAGYQVVVFNRDPAKSRRWVAEYGGEASTAAARATPGAHAVFCCLGNDQSVREVVLGENGLLAAMEPGAVLVDHTTASAGLARELERAAAQYSIGFVDAPVSGGEAGARKGILTVMAGGSAENFARIEPMLGAYARRARLIGAAGAGQLAKMVNQICIAGVVQGLAEGLHFGRAAGLDMQAVIEVISAGAAQSWQMENRHHTMLAGEYRHGFAVDWMRKDLGMVLEEARNNGASLPLTALVDQFYAEVQALGGGRWDTSSLLARLECTAADGRESK, from the coding sequence ATGACACGCGTGGCGTTTATCGGCCTGGGAGTCATGGGATACCCGATGGCCGGTCACCTGGCGCGCGCCGGTTACCAGGTCGTGGTGTTCAATCGCGACCCCGCCAAGTCACGGCGCTGGGTCGCCGAATACGGTGGCGAAGCGAGCACGGCTGCGGCGCGGGCCACGCCCGGTGCGCACGCGGTGTTCTGCTGTCTCGGCAATGACCAGAGCGTGCGCGAGGTGGTGCTCGGAGAAAACGGCCTGCTCGCCGCGATGGAGCCCGGCGCGGTGCTGGTCGATCACACCACGGCCTCCGCGGGTCTCGCCCGCGAGCTCGAGCGCGCGGCTGCGCAGTACTCGATCGGCTTTGTCGATGCGCCGGTATCCGGTGGCGAGGCCGGTGCACGCAAAGGCATCCTCACGGTGATGGCCGGAGGCAGTGCGGAAAATTTTGCCAGGATCGAGCCGATGCTCGGTGCCTATGCGCGCCGCGCGCGCCTGATCGGCGCGGCGGGTGCCGGGCAGCTCGCCAAGATGGTCAACCAGATCTGCATCGCGGGCGTGGTGCAAGGGCTTGCGGAAGGTCTGCACTTCGGGCGCGCCGCCGGTCTCGACATGCAGGCCGTGATCGAGGTGATTTCCGCGGGTGCCGCGCAGTCCTGGCAGATGGAGAATCGCCACCACACGATGCTGGCCGGCGAGTACCGTCACGGCTTCGCGGTCGACTGGATGCGCAAGGACCTGGGGATGGTGCTCGAGGAAGCGCGCAACAACGGGGCCAGCCTGCCGTTGACGGCGCTGGTGGATCAGTTTTATGCCGAGGTTCAGGCGCTGGGTGGCGGGCGCTGGGATACCTCGAGCCTGCTGGCGCGACTGGAGTGCACCGCAGCGGATGGCAGGGAGAGCAAGTGA
- a CDS encoding M18 family aminopeptidase → MTQEQFGAGLLAFLRRSPTPYHAAGNLALLLEARGFRELREADAWHIESGGRYFVRRNGSSLIAFVRGRGAPEEAGLRLVGAHTDSPCLKLKPQPELRRHGFLQLAVEVYGGALLNPWFDRDLSIAGRVSFATASGVSHTLIDFRDPVAIIPNLAIHLDREANGGRAVNAQNHLPALLALDGSEPRDFPVILRDRLLAEHPACGAERVLDFELSLYDTQPPALVGLHREFIAGARLDNLLSCYAGAIALGESDGDSSAVLVCSDHEEVGSTSAIGARGPMLSSLLARMLPDREARERAIAGSMLVSADNAHGIHPNFADKHDANHGPLLNAGPVIKVNTSQRYATSSETAALFRWLCEAEGVPVQSFSVRSDMGCGSTIGPLIAANTGVRTIDVGVPTFAMHSPRELAGCNDLYGLARVLTRFYGTSRLT, encoded by the coding sequence ATGACCCAGGAACAATTCGGCGCCGGCCTGCTGGCCTTTCTGCGCCGCTCGCCGACGCCCTACCACGCCGCGGGCAACCTCGCTCTGCTGCTGGAGGCGCGCGGATTCCGCGAACTGCGCGAAGCCGATGCCTGGCATATCGAGAGTGGCGGTCGCTATTTCGTGCGGCGCAACGGTTCCTCGCTGATTGCGTTCGTGCGCGGACGTGGCGCGCCGGAAGAGGCCGGTCTGCGCCTGGTCGGCGCGCACACGGACAGCCCCTGTCTGAAGCTGAAACCGCAACCGGAATTGCGCCGTCACGGATTCCTGCAGCTCGCGGTCGAGGTCTATGGCGGCGCGTTGCTCAACCCCTGGTTCGATCGCGACCTGTCGATCGCGGGCCGTGTCAGTTTCGCAACCGCGTCGGGCGTTTCCCATACGCTGATCGATTTCCGCGATCCGGTGGCGATAATTCCCAACCTGGCGATACACCTCGATCGCGAGGCCAATGGCGGGCGCGCGGTCAACGCCCAGAACCACCTGCCCGCGCTGTTGGCGCTCGATGGCAGCGAGCCGCGCGACTTTCCCGTGATACTGCGTGACCGGCTGCTGGCCGAACACCCCGCTTGCGGGGCCGAGCGGGTGCTCGATTTCGAACTTTCCCTTTACGATACGCAGCCGCCGGCGCTGGTCGGACTGCATCGCGAATTCATTGCCGGTGCGCGGCTCGACAACCTGCTGAGCTGCTATGCCGGTGCGATTGCGCTCGGCGAGAGCGATGGCGATTCGAGCGCGGTGCTGGTGTGCAGCGATCACGAGGAGGTGGGCAGCACCTCCGCGATCGGTGCGCGTGGTCCGATGCTGAGTTCCCTGCTGGCGCGGATGCTGCCCGATCGCGAGGCGCGCGAGCGCGCCATCGCCGGTTCGATGCTGGTTTCGGCCGACAATGCCCATGGCATCCATCCCAATTTCGCCGACAAGCACGATGCCAATCACGGGCCGCTGCTGAATGCGGGGCCGGTGATAAAGGTCAACACCAGCCAGCGCTACGCGACCAGCAGCGAGACGGCGGCGTTGTTCCGCTGGCTGTGCGAGGCGGAAGGCGTACCGGTGCAGAGTTTCTCGGTACGCAGCGACATGGGTTGCGGCAGCACCATCGGCCCGTTGATCGCGGCCAACACCGGGGTGCGCACCATCGATGTAGGCGTGCCGACGTTTGCCATGCATTCGCCGCGCGAACTGGCAGGCTGCAACGATCTGTACGGCCTGGCGCGGGTGTTGACGCGCTTTTACGGGACCAGCCGGCTGACCTAA
- a CDS encoding helix-turn-helix domain-containing protein has product MSSVKEIQSVRNACALVEALARRHPLGVSELARITGIDKSAAHRLAVTLHRAGWLDKTSDGRWQISTMLGRFARRAAVVAFTAAMRPRMEALRDRTGETVLLVALDHAQVVVQEVVESGHALRVSAPVGSDTPLARGTALRAIAAHLPPEELAALRQAHPGLDTDPNLAAVRRCGWTTNDGETVEGARVVAAPILAIDGYPLAALLLCGPNSRITTTRTKEYGELVATAARASAAS; this is encoded by the coding sequence ATGTCGTCCGTCAAGGAGATCCAATCCGTCCGCAATGCGTGTGCGCTCGTCGAAGCCCTCGCCCGGCGCCATCCCTTGGGGGTGAGCGAACTCGCCCGCATCACCGGGATCGACAAGAGCGCGGCCCATCGTCTCGCCGTTACGCTGCACCGGGCCGGATGGCTCGACAAGACGAGCGACGGTCGCTGGCAGATCTCGACCATGCTCGGGCGCTTCGCGCGTCGTGCGGCGGTCGTCGCCTTCACGGCGGCGATGCGCCCGCGCATGGAAGCGCTGCGGGATCGAACCGGCGAAACCGTGCTGCTCGTCGCGCTCGACCACGCGCAGGTGGTCGTGCAAGAGGTGGTCGAGAGCGGACATGCGCTGCGCGTCAGCGCACCCGTCGGATCCGATACCCCGCTCGCGCGCGGCACCGCCCTGCGCGCGATCGCCGCGCACCTTCCGCCCGAAGAGCTCGCCGCGCTCCGCCAAGCTCATCCCGGTCTCGACACCGATCCGAATCTGGCGGCCGTGCGTCGGTGCGGGTGGACCACGAACGACGGCGAGACCGTCGAGGGCGCCCGCGTGGTCGCCGCTCCGATCCTCGCCATCGACGGCTATCCCCTCGCCGCGCTCCTCCTTTGCGGCCCCAACAGCCGGATCACCACCACGCGCACGAAGGAATACGGCGAGCTCGTCGCGACCGCCGCTCGCGCCAGCGCCGCGTCGTAG
- a CDS encoding phytanoyl-CoA dioxygenase family protein, translating into MSTDSIGSALPWVEAITRAFEPYSFAEFHRTRLPALIARNGHLVRTDLRGASSLAFRSDDATTFSWIASDDGVRVVEGDAGAATVVALSERTFSEFIHELLTASGAVMTGRATLVRGELCGWKRWEPAIQSLCSGREIYTAEVRHTLLDRSGKPLELRRSFSVADDIEEMRHFLETAVYLHLKAVFGRAEVERHGAEVESARAATTPGDPFSWWSVNSAGREVVTRINYLGRHSAALRALCDDSRLLRFARLAHPGMRVCDDRLDGPMVFIKNANVVKGQGDLGWHVDDGLGGHPVMCPLIQAGIQLDHANAANGQVLVLAGSHRYTKHWIGWGEEGDMPVVALDTEPGDLTLHYGDTMHTTPPPTSADAGRRALYYKFATPKTFDWIPAGCHYNDALFRADAEGRVVSRAAT; encoded by the coding sequence ATGTCGACAGATTCCATTGGTTCTGCTTTGCCGTGGGTCGAGGCGATCACGCGGGCCTTTGAGCCCTACTCGTTCGCGGAGTTTCATCGCACCCGATTGCCCGCGCTCATCGCCCGCAACGGGCATCTCGTGCGAACCGATCTCCGCGGTGCATCCTCGCTCGCGTTCCGCTCGGACGACGCCACGACCTTTAGCTGGATCGCGTCGGACGACGGTGTGCGAGTCGTCGAAGGGGATGCTGGCGCGGCCACGGTGGTGGCCCTCTCCGAGCGCACCTTCTCGGAGTTCATCCATGAACTGCTGACGGCCTCGGGTGCGGTGATGACCGGCCGGGCAACGCTGGTCCGCGGCGAGCTCTGCGGATGGAAGCGTTGGGAGCCGGCGATCCAGTCGCTCTGCTCCGGGCGCGAGATCTACACCGCCGAGGTGCGGCACACGTTGCTGGATCGATCCGGCAAGCCGCTCGAGCTGCGCCGCAGCTTCTCCGTGGCGGACGACATTGAGGAGATGCGCCATTTCCTCGAGACCGCGGTCTACCTGCACCTCAAGGCAGTCTTCGGTCGGGCGGAGGTCGAGCGCCATGGTGCCGAGGTCGAGAGCGCCAGGGCTGCAACCACGCCCGGCGACCCCTTCTCGTGGTGGTCCGTCAACAGCGCAGGTCGCGAGGTGGTGACGCGCATCAATTATCTCGGTCGACATTCAGCCGCGCTGCGGGCGCTGTGCGACGACTCTCGCCTGTTGCGCTTCGCTCGACTGGCTCACCCCGGCATGCGCGTATGCGACGACCGCCTCGACGGTCCGATGGTGTTCATCAAGAACGCAAACGTGGTGAAGGGTCAGGGCGATCTGGGTTGGCACGTCGACGATGGCCTCGGCGGGCATCCCGTCATGTGTCCGCTCATCCAGGCGGGAATCCAGCTCGACCACGCCAATGCCGCGAACGGCCAGGTCCTCGTGCTCGCCGGTTCGCATCGCTACACGAAGCACTGGATCGGATGGGGCGAGGAGGGAGACATGCCCGTCGTGGCGCTCGACACCGAGCCCGGTGACTTGACGCTCCACTACGGCGACACGATGCACACCACGCCTCCGCCCACCTCGGCCGATGCCGGTCGCCGGGCGCTGTACTACAAGTTTGCGACACCGAAGACCTTCGATTGGATACCCGCGGGTTGTCACTACAACGATGCGCTGTTCCGTGCCGACGCGGAGGGACGGGTCGTGAGCCGTGCCGCCACCTAA
- a CDS encoding enoyl-CoA hydratase/isomerase family protein, whose translation MPSFTTLEFSRDQGVAHITLNRPDAANGLDLTLAQELLQVAIECRADPDVRAVLLDASGRMFCAGGDLKSFVTHQARLQAYVKELTTYLHAAIANFARMRAPLIVAVQGAAAGAGFSIACCADLVLAARSARFTMAYTGAGLVPDGSSSFFLPRIVGLRRAQELMLTNRRLSADEALDWGIVTRVVDDEALAAAAGDLARQIAAGPTGAYAAVKKLLAGTFECPLETQMEQESMAIAEAAISADGLEGVAAFFARRPPVFSGR comes from the coding sequence ATGCCGTCCTTTACCACGCTCGAATTCAGCCGCGACCAGGGTGTTGCGCATATCACGCTCAACCGCCCCGACGCCGCCAACGGCCTCGACCTGACGCTGGCGCAGGAGCTGCTGCAGGTAGCGATCGAATGCCGCGCCGATCCCGACGTGCGCGCGGTACTGCTCGACGCCAGCGGCCGCATGTTCTGCGCCGGCGGCGACCTCAAGAGTTTCGTGACCCACCAGGCACGATTGCAGGCTTACGTGAAGGAGCTGACGACCTACCTGCACGCCGCGATCGCGAACTTCGCCCGCATGCGCGCGCCGCTGATCGTCGCGGTGCAGGGAGCGGCGGCAGGCGCCGGCTTCAGCATCGCCTGTTGCGCCGACCTCGTGCTCGCCGCGCGTTCCGCCAGGTTCACGATGGCCTACACCGGCGCCGGACTGGTGCCCGATGGCAGCAGCAGCTTTTTTCTGCCGCGCATCGTTGGATTGCGCCGCGCCCAGGAGCTGATGCTGACCAATCGCCGGCTGAGTGCCGACGAAGCGCTCGACTGGGGCATCGTGACGCGCGTGGTCGATGACGAAGCACTCGCCGCCGCGGCCGGCGATCTCGCGCGCCAGATCGCGGCCGGACCCACGGGCGCCTACGCCGCGGTAAAGAAATTGCTTGCGGGAACGTTCGAATGCCCGCTCGAGACCCAGATGGAGCAAGAGTCGATGGCGATCGCCGAGGCGGCAATTTCCGCCGACGGACTCGAGGGCGTCGCCGCGTTCTTCGCCCGCCGCCCGCCCGTGTTCAGCGGGCGCTGA
- a CDS encoding tryptophan--tRNA ligase, which yields MSQQRVLTGITTSGTPHLGNHVGAIRPAIEASARPNVLSFYFLADFHSLIKTQDPEQVHRSTREIAAAWLALGLDPERVVFYRQSDVPEIAELTWILSCMTAKGLMNRAHAYKAAVQANQEAGEDPDFGITMGLYGYPVLMAADILLFDTNQVPVGRDQVQHVEMARDIGQRFNHHYGEIFVLPNAVVDDNVAVLQGLDGRKMSKSYGNIIPLFLPEKQLQKQINRIKTNLQEPGEPKNPDESAVFQIWQAFAHPEQTLEMRTEFANGIGWGEAKRRLFELLNAQLAAPRERYNELMASPSRMERLLIEGGERARSYSRPKLVEVRKAIGLRALDT from the coding sequence ATGAGTCAGCAGCGCGTACTCACCGGCATCACCACCAGCGGAACGCCGCATCTTGGCAACCATGTCGGCGCCATACGTCCCGCCATCGAGGCCAGCGCGCGCCCGAACGTGCTGTCGTTCTATTTCCTCGCCGATTTCCACAGCCTGATCAAGACCCAGGATCCGGAACAGGTGCATCGGTCGACACGCGAAATCGCCGCCGCCTGGCTCGCTCTCGGACTCGATCCCGAGCGCGTGGTGTTCTATCGTCAATCCGATGTGCCCGAGATTGCCGAACTCACCTGGATTCTCAGCTGCATGACCGCCAAGGGGCTGATGAACCGCGCGCATGCCTACAAGGCCGCGGTGCAGGCCAACCAGGAGGCGGGTGAGGATCCCGATTTCGGCATCACCATGGGCCTCTACGGTTACCCGGTGCTGATGGCCGCCGATATTCTGCTGTTCGATACCAACCAGGTTCCGGTGGGGCGCGACCAGGTCCAGCATGTCGAGATGGCGCGCGATATCGGGCAGCGTTTCAACCACCACTACGGCGAGATTTTCGTGCTGCCGAATGCGGTGGTCGATGACAACGTGGCGGTGCTGCAGGGGCTCGACGGCCGCAAGATGAGCAAGAGCTACGGCAATATCATTCCGTTGTTCCTGCCCGAAAAGCAGTTGCAGAAACAGATCAATCGCATCAAGACCAACCTGCAGGAGCCCGGCGAGCCGAAAAACCCCGACGAGTCCGCGGTGTTCCAGATCTGGCAGGCATTCGCACATCCCGAGCAGACTCTCGAGATGCGTACGGAGTTCGCCAATGGCATCGGCTGGGGTGAAGCCAAGCGGCGTCTGTTCGAGTTGCTGAACGCCCAGCTCGCCGCGCCGCGCGAGCGCTACAACGAATTGATGGCCTCACCCTCGCGCATGGAGAGGCTGCTGATCGAGGGGGGTGAGCGGGCGCGTTCCTACAGCCGTCCCAAGCTGGTCGAAGTCCGCAAGGCGATCGGTCTGCGGGCACTCGATACCTGA
- a CDS encoding MFS transporter, with amino-acid sequence MNSNRPAPANPKFFHGWWLVGVGFLLQGVVVGIVSYSYGIVLTPIAGEFSASRFEMMLGVTACTLVAGVSSPFFGVAMDRYPLRRIASVGVLLLGSGLLLLSVVQTLWQVTLVYALFMGPAMVLMGTLLVGVLLARWFSRRRGTAMGVAALGTSMCGLVLPPLLQYGIEMVGWRTMLQLLGSGVLGVLLPMAWLFVTDHPHLRGLAPDGATGTLPSPPTGAVSSSSSTREIFAQRNFWMIAAVCGVLFSVYASLLSNLVPFATGLGFGGEQAALLISIIAMFGMLGKLLFGVIADRIELRLGLGAAIVLLLLGLAIYGVGNSYLHLLVASVFVGIAAGGMLPVWGSLMAVLFGTANYGRAMGLMSPVMMPLVVFGSPFAGWIFDVTGDYTLAFTVFGVALLVALLALAQLRLPGATGR; translated from the coding sequence ATGAACAGCAACAGACCTGCTCCCGCGAACCCGAAATTTTTCCATGGCTGGTGGTTGGTAGGCGTCGGCTTCCTGCTGCAGGGCGTGGTGGTCGGGATAGTCAGTTATTCCTATGGGATCGTACTCACACCGATTGCGGGAGAATTCTCGGCCAGTCGATTCGAAATGATGCTCGGTGTCACCGCCTGCACCCTGGTCGCAGGGGTATCGTCGCCGTTTTTCGGCGTGGCAATGGATCGTTATCCGCTGCGTCGTATTGCCAGCGTGGGTGTGCTGTTGCTGGGTAGCGGCCTGCTGCTGCTGTCGGTGGTACAGACGCTGTGGCAGGTCACGCTCGTCTATGCGTTGTTCATGGGTCCGGCCATGGTACTGATGGGCACCTTGCTGGTTGGGGTGCTGCTGGCGCGCTGGTTCAGTCGTCGTCGCGGTACCGCGATGGGCGTGGCGGCACTCGGCACATCGATGTGTGGTCTGGTGCTGCCGCCGCTGCTGCAGTACGGCATCGAGATGGTGGGCTGGCGCACCATGCTGCAACTGCTCGGCAGCGGAGTCCTCGGGGTGCTGTTGCCCATGGCCTGGCTGTTCGTGACGGACCATCCGCATTTGCGCGGATTGGCGCCCGATGGCGCGACCGGGACATTGCCGTCACCACCAACCGGCGCGGTCTCGAGCAGTTCGAGCACCCGGGAAATTTTCGCACAGCGCAATTTCTGGATGATTGCGGCAGTCTGCGGCGTGCTGTTCTCGGTCTACGCCAGCCTGCTCAGCAACCTGGTGCCATTTGCCACCGGCCTTGGCTTCGGCGGTGAGCAGGCCGCGTTGCTGATTTCGATCATCGCGATGTTCGGCATGCTCGGCAAGCTGCTGTTCGGCGTGATCGCCGATCGCATCGAACTGCGGCTCGGGCTGGGGGCCGCGATCGTGCTCCTGCTGCTCGGCCTGGCGATCTACGGCGTGGGCAATAGCTACCTGCACCTGCTTGTCGCCAGTGTCTTTGTGGGCATTGCCGCAGGCGGCATGCTGCCGGTATGGGGCTCGCTGATGGCGGTACTTTTCGGCACCGCGAATTATGGTCGTGCGATGGGCCTGATGAGTCCGGTGATGATGCCGCTCGTCGTGTTCGGCTCGCCCTTTGCCGGTTGGATCTTCGACGTGACGGGTGACTACACGCTGGCGTTCACCGTGTTCGGCGTCGCGCTGCTCGTCGCGCTGCTGGCGCTGGCGCAATTGCGCTTGCCGGGCGCCACGGGCCGATGA
- a CDS encoding cytochrome P450, translating to MNAANMGQDYVLHPDNKNLGHLPGSYGLPYLGHMIPLLKDPFTVVDGHFQRYGPVSRTRLTGQNMVWAIGPDYNRELVMDPQQIYSARMGYDAPLGDFFAGGLLVRDFADHKFHRRIMQTAFKTSSMKHYIHSVNELAEGAIRGWHRDADFHFYPHIKTLLLEIGARVFVGVGLDGDIERLNQAFLDMMAGTLAIVRKDWPGLRYRKGMNGRRYLEQAFEALVPVKRLDDGLDMMSHFSKERTEDGEFYPDKVVADHLIFLLLAAHDTTTSALTMASYYLARHPQWQERLRAEVDALDRNLGYEDVGANVPLLEQAFHEILRLHPPVPQMMRRTIRATELGGYPIVAHTMVAISPIYCHRMAEYWKEPHTFDPDRFGPEREEHKQHPYLWVPFGGGAHKCIGLHFADMLFKCVMSQMLRNYSFRLPDAYPEPPSIMHFPFAKLTDDLPLRLEPRRRG from the coding sequence ATGAACGCAGCGAACATGGGGCAGGATTATGTTCTGCACCCGGACAACAAGAACCTCGGGCACCTGCCCGGCTCTTACGGGCTGCCCTATCTTGGGCACATGATCCCGCTGCTCAAAGATCCATTTACGGTGGTCGATGGCCATTTCCAGCGCTATGGACCGGTCTCGCGTACCCGGCTCACGGGCCAGAACATGGTGTGGGCGATCGGGCCCGACTACAACCGCGAACTGGTGATGGACCCGCAGCAGATCTATTCCGCGCGCATGGGTTACGACGCACCGCTCGGCGATTTTTTTGCCGGCGGCCTGCTGGTGCGTGATTTCGCGGATCACAAGTTCCACCGCCGCATCATGCAGACCGCGTTCAAGACCAGCTCGATGAAGCACTATATCCACAGTGTCAACGAACTGGCCGAGGGCGCGATCCGCGGCTGGCACCGGGACGCGGATTTTCATTTCTATCCGCATATCAAGACACTGTTGCTCGAGATCGGGGCGCGGGTGTTCGTCGGTGTCGGTCTCGACGGTGATATCGAACGGCTCAACCAGGCATTTCTCGACATGATGGCCGGAACGCTGGCGATCGTGCGCAAGGACTGGCCGGGGCTGCGCTACCGCAAGGGCATGAACGGGCGGCGCTATCTGGAGCAGGCGTTCGAGGCGCTGGTGCCGGTCAAGCGTCTCGATGACGGCCTCGACATGATGAGCCACTTCAGCAAGGAGCGCACCGAGGACGGCGAGTTCTACCCCGACAAGGTGGTGGCCGATCACCTGATCTTCCTGTTGCTGGCGGCGCATGACACCACCACCAGCGCGCTGACCATGGCCAGCTACTATCTCGCGCGTCATCCGCAATGGCAGGAGCGCTTGCGCGCCGAGGTCGATGCGCTGGATCGCAACCTCGGCTACGAGGATGTGGGGGCCAATGTGCCGTTGCTGGAGCAGGCATTCCACGAGATCCTGCGCCTGCACCCGCCGGTGCCGCAGATGATGCGCCGCACCATTCGCGCGACCGAGCTCGGGGGCTACCCGATTGTGGCGCACACGATGGTGGCGATTTCGCCAATTTACTGCCATCGTATGGCAGAGTACTGGAAGGAGCCGCACACCTTTGACCCCGATCGCTTCGGTCCCGAACGCGAGGAACACAAGCAGCACCCGTACCTGTGGGTGCCCTTCGGCGGTGGTGCCCACAAGTGCATCGGGCTGCATTTCGCCGATATGCTGTTCAAGTGTGTGATGAGCCAGATGCTGCGCAACTACAGCTTCCGTCTCCCCGATGCCTACCCGGAGCCACCCTCGATCATGCACTTCCCGTTTGCCAAGCTGACCGATGATCTGCCGCTGCGGCTGGAGCCGCGCCGCCGTGGCTGA